Genomic segment of bacterium:
TCTTTTTGGCTGCCGTCGGAATTTCGAACGATCCGGGCACCCAGGCGATTTCGATCTGGTTCACATCAGCGCCGTGGCGCGTCAAGCAATCCAGACTTCCTTCCAGCAGCTTGCGGCAGATGAGTTCGTTGAACCGGCTGACCACAATGCCGAACCGTTTGCCGGCCGCTGACAGTTGACCTTCCATGATTTTGGGCATAAGATCCCTTTATGATTGAATGAGACCTGAAAGCAACCACGACCGTGGAACGCTTTCACTCGGATTCATCCTGTAAAATCAAATGGCCCATCTTGTCCCGTTTGGTTTTCAGATAACAGGCGTTGACGTTGTTGGGCGCCACTTCGATCGCCACCCGTTCCACCACCTCCAGACCATACCCTTCCAGTCCAACGATCTTTTTGGGATTGTTGGTCAGCAGGCGCAGACGGCGGATGCCCAGTTCAGCCAGAATCTGGGCGCCGATGCCATAGTCGC
This window contains:
- a CDS encoding bifunctional 3,4-dihydroxy-2-butanone-4-phosphate synthase/GTP cyclohydrolase II, with the translated sequence DYGIGAQILAELGIRRLRLLTNNPKKIVGLEGYGLEVVERVAIEVAPNNVNACYLKTKRDKMGHLILQDESE